In Rana temporaria chromosome 3, aRanTem1.1, whole genome shotgun sequence, a single window of DNA contains:
- the LOC120932344 gene encoding uncharacterized protein LOC120932344 yields the protein MRPSLRSLFEQIVNSPIEQSEEHSSSNEENDNNGSVKSVGHVPGNLAAMVRTQKKNMTVDTKDKSQTSSKHKKPDSKAQTTPPGNINSLKKRNKRKNSEKERKKETPSPKDVGPSKFTETFGECIKIKTASDTSQKSTSESQQRHKSTKSTHEDYKQSKTYPKAKHQKQQPEFGKSNFHHQDKSECRVSKASKSHPEPRQPMESSQQSLFSTEVPKKISKPARSDVIMSSNPASPVLIDGDEFSTESESENPAVRPGKKILKEKKRIRNRKFTFHENLVLIENLVPHFHKLLGNRAAATESAWKNTIWKQIADAVTSVGVSPRSADNVRKRYQDIRLLLRRKISDENKSRKATGGGPEKKIVYHQYEELLRPYIDLDSIVGIKAGFDTSRHHENEQHNAAQHTYRQQKLSFMAKLTELLEAHLPSPGEQSHNARNLTSSNHSSFVCESIIENDAIDNFTIQDI from the exons ATGAGGCCGAGTCTAAGATCGCTGTTTGAGCAAATT GTTAATTCGCCCATCGAACAGTCAGAAGAACATTCAAGCTCCAatgag gaaaaTGACAATAATGGATCTGTCAAGTCAGTGGGTCATGTACCCGGAAATCTAGCTGCTATGGTG cgcacccaaaaaaaaaatatgacggtAGATACTAAAGATAAATCACAGACATCATCGAAGCATAAGAAACCTGATTCCAAGGCACAGACCACTCCTCCT GGGAATATTAACTCActtaaaaaacgaaataaaagaaaaaattcagaaaagGAACGCAAAAAGGAGACACCGTCACCCAAGGATGTGGGTCCATCCAAATTTACGGAAACATTTGGGGAATGTATTAAG ATCAAAACTGCGTCTGATACCTCACAAAAATCAACATCAGAATCACAACAAAGACACAAATCAACAAAATCGACGCATGAAGATTACAAGCAATCCAAAACATACCCAAAAGCTAAGCACCAAAAGCAGCAGCCTGAGTTTGGTAAGAGCAATTTCCACCATCAAGACAAATCTGAATGTAGAGTTAGTAAAGCAAGCAAGTCCCATCCAGAACCTAGACAACCCATGGAATCATCTCAGCAATCACTATTCTCTACTGAAGTGCCAAAAAAGATCTCCAAGCCAGCAAGGTCAGATGTCATCATGTCATCTAATCCTGCCTCGCCAGTGTTAATAGACGGAGATGAATTTTCGACAGAGAGTGAATCTGAGAATCCAGCAGTTCGTCCAGGCAAAAAAATCCTTAAGGAAAAAAAGCGAATCCGAAATCGAAAATTCACATTCCATGAAAACCTAGTCTTAATTGAGAAccttgttccacattttcacaagcTCCTTGGAAACAGAGCAGCTGCTACGGAGTCAGCATGGAAAAACACAATCTGGAAGCAAATTGCAGATGCAGTTACGAGTGTGGGTGTCTCTCCACGATCAGCAGATAACGTACGTAAGCGGTACCAGGACATTCGGCTTCTACTAAGGCGCAAGATTTCGGATGAAAACAAGAGCAG AAAAGCAACAGGGGGTGGCCCtgagaagaaaatagtttaccacCAGTATGAAGAGTTACTGCGTCCATACATAGATCTAGATTCCATTGTTGGCATCAAGGCTGGTTTTGATACCTCGAGGCACCATGAAAACG AGCAACATAATGCAGCTCAACACACCTATCGCCAGCAGAAGCTCTCCTTTATGGCCAAACTAACTGAACTCTTAGAAGCACATCTGCCATCTCCTGGTGAGCAATCTCATAATGCTCGGAATCTaaccagcagcaaccacagcagtTTTGTTTGTGAAAGTATTATCGAAAATGATGCTATTGATAATTTTACTATTCAGGATATTTAA
- the LOC120932345 gene encoding putative nuclease HARBI1 isoform X2, which produces MEPFGCALFELKLIQRRRRTRQNVVQIEKRVFRSRTFLDQFSETQVIAKFRLSSPMIYSLYDEIHLALETRTRRSNAVPGLVRFLAVLHFLGKASYQHVSGEIVGISQPSFSRCLVDVLQALRQLAPKYIHMGKSREERDQIKRGFFDLAGMPNVIGAIDCTHVPLCPPSEQEHIYRNRKAYHSLNIQVICDSNLIIRDVVTGFPGSCHDAHILRQSGIYDTLDKDLENNGWLLGDAGYPCLPWLLTPINRPSSPAEAAYNVAHTKTRVVIERCFGVLKSRFRCMSLSGGFLQYSPSKVADMFLACSILHNIARHGGLQEELDTTVEDDMPTIPVENDQRGNTARSKLIANYFSG; this is translated from the exons ATGGAACCATTTGGATGTGCTCTATTTGAACTGAAACTGATCCAGAGGCGAAGAAGGACACGTCAGAATGTCGTTCAGATAGAGAAACGTGTATTTCGTTCACGTACCTTTTTGGATCAATTTTCTGAAACCCAGGTGATAGCCAAATTCAGATTATCCTCTCCCATGATATATTCCCTGTATGATGAAATACACTTGGCCCTAGAAACACGCACGCGGAGAAGTAATGCAGTACCAGGTCTTGTGCGTTTTTTGGCAGTACTTCATTTTCTAGGAAAGGCCTCATACCAACATGTCAGTGGTGAGATTGTTGGCATCTCACAACCCAGTTTTTCCCGCTGCTTGGTCGACGTCCTGCAAGCACTGCGACAACTTGCTCCAAAATACATTCATATGGGCAAGTCACGTGAAGAGCGGGATCAAATAAAACGTGGTTTTTTTGACCTAGCAGGAATGCCCAATGTCATTGGGgcaatagactgcacccatgtgccaTTATGTCCCCCATCAGAACAGGAGCACATCTACAGAAACCGTAAGGCTTACCATTCCCTCAACATCCAGGTGATCTGTGATTCGAACCTCATAATCCGTGATGTTGTCACCGGCTTTCCAGGATCCTGTCATGATGCCCATATATTGCGCCAATCGGGAATATATGATACTCTGGACAAGGACTTAGAAAATAATGGATGGCTGCTGG GAGATGCTGGTTACCCCTGTCTACCATGGCTCTTAACACCAATCAACAGGCCATCCTCTCCTGCAGAAGCAGCTTACAATGTTGCTCATACAAAAACAAGAGTGGTGATCGAAAGATGCTTTGGTGTCCTAAAGAGCCGTTTCCGATGCATGTCCTTGTCTGGTGGATTCCTACAGTATTCCCCCAGTAAGGTAGCTGATATGTTCCTAGCATGCAGCATTCTCCATAACATTGCAAGGCATGGTGGACTACAAGAGGAACTAGACACCACAGTGGAGGATGACATGCCCACAATTCCAGTGGAAAATGATCAAAGGGGAAACACAGCAAGAAGTAAACTGATTGCAAACTATTTTTCAG gttAA
- the LOC120932345 gene encoding putative nuclease HARBI1 isoform X1 encodes MEPFGCALFELKLIQRRRRTRQNVVQIEKRVFRSRTFLDQFSETQVIAKFRLSSPMIYSLYDEIHLALETRTRRSNAVPGLVRFLAVLHFLGKASYQHVSGEIVGISQPSFSRCLVDVLQALRQLAPKYIHMGKSREERDQIKRGFFDLAGMPNVIGAIDCTHVPLCPPSEQEHIYRNRKAYHSLNIQVICDSNLIIRDVVTGFPGSCHDAHILRQSGIYDTLDKDLENNGWLLGDAGYPCLPWLLTPINRPSSPAEAAYNVAHTKTRVVIERCFGVLKSRFRCMSLSGGFLQYSPSKVADMFLACSILHNIARHGGLQEELDTTVEDDMPTIPVENDQRGNTARSKLIANYFSGNKPP; translated from the exons ATGGAACCATTTGGATGTGCTCTATTTGAACTGAAACTGATCCAGAGGCGAAGAAGGACACGTCAGAATGTCGTTCAGATAGAGAAACGTGTATTTCGTTCACGTACCTTTTTGGATCAATTTTCTGAAACCCAGGTGATAGCCAAATTCAGATTATCCTCTCCCATGATATATTCCCTGTATGATGAAATACACTTGGCCCTAGAAACACGCACGCGGAGAAGTAATGCAGTACCAGGTCTTGTGCGTTTTTTGGCAGTACTTCATTTTCTAGGAAAGGCCTCATACCAACATGTCAGTGGTGAGATTGTTGGCATCTCACAACCCAGTTTTTCCCGCTGCTTGGTCGACGTCCTGCAAGCACTGCGACAACTTGCTCCAAAATACATTCATATGGGCAAGTCACGTGAAGAGCGGGATCAAATAAAACGTGGTTTTTTTGACCTAGCAGGAATGCCCAATGTCATTGGGgcaatagactgcacccatgtgccaTTATGTCCCCCATCAGAACAGGAGCACATCTACAGAAACCGTAAGGCTTACCATTCCCTCAACATCCAGGTGATCTGTGATTCGAACCTCATAATCCGTGATGTTGTCACCGGCTTTCCAGGATCCTGTCATGATGCCCATATATTGCGCCAATCGGGAATATATGATACTCTGGACAAGGACTTAGAAAATAATGGATGGCTGCTGG GAGATGCTGGTTACCCCTGTCTACCATGGCTCTTAACACCAATCAACAGGCCATCCTCTCCTGCAGAAGCAGCTTACAATGTTGCTCATACAAAAACAAGAGTGGTGATCGAAAGATGCTTTGGTGTCCTAAAGAGCCGTTTCCGATGCATGTCCTTGTCTGGTGGATTCCTACAGTATTCCCCCAGTAAGGTAGCTGATATGTTCCTAGCATGCAGCATTCTCCATAACATTGCAAGGCATGGTGGACTACAAGAGGAACTAGACACCACAGTGGAGGATGACATGCCCACAATTCCAGTGGAAAATGATCAAAGGGGAAACACAGCAAGAAGTAAACTGATTGCAAACTATTTTTCAGGTAATAAACCACCGTAA